The Lichenihabitans psoromatis genomic interval CCGGGCGACAGCCAGGCCCGCGGACGTGCGCTCGCGGAAAGGCATTAGGCCAAGTGAGTGAGTAACGGTCGGGAATCAGCGTGTCGCCTCCGCGGGTCGCTCGCCGCGTTCCGCGAGCGCTTCTAGGTCGGGAATGAGCTCGGCCATGATCTCGGACCGCGTGTACTCTCAACCCTGCAGGAGGTCGTGATGGAATCGCGGGGCGTTGACGCGCCAAAATCCAGGACGGTTTTTCCAGCTTTCCCACTACTCGCCTCGACGAGGCCGGGCGAGATCGACGTGCGTCACGATGCGCTCACTCATCGTGGAGGGATCGGCAAAGGCGGAGCGCGGGGCAGTTGCGGCGATACGCGCGTGCTCGCGCTCCTCGATGGTCGGACGGGGCAGGGGCTTTCGCATGCACGCGCTCAGGCCGACGCCCCCGCACCCAGGCTTGCCCCAGGATAGTCCGAACGCAGGACATGCATCTCGACCGTTCGAGAAAGCCGGATAATTGTTCCCGGCTGGGGTGTTTGGCGGGGGGAGACGTTGCTTCGCTCGGATTTGTGAGCATCAGCAATAGGACTTGGCGGAAGGGGTGAGATTCGCATCCTGAAAAATTTGCAAAATTCGATTGAGAAATCAATTATATCGATCTTTCTATTTCGGTCAGTGTTGCACGTTTTGTTGCGCAAAATATGAGAGCGATTGTGTGGTTGGGCGCTTCTCTCCGCAGTCGTCGCAGCTTCTGACAATCGCATCATCATCAGCTTGGAAGGCTCTATGGTTTGCGAGCAAGATCAACGCTCATTCGGAAAAAAGTGACGTCCAAACGTAAGCTAATTGGACGGCTTTTCCGAACGACTTAGCCACGCTGTCTCGGCATCTCCTCGAACACTGCACTGCATCGCGGCGTGTGTTCCCGCCGGCCGGGGCAGTCCACCGAAACCATGTTGATCAGCGCTGGTAACGGCAGATCGGGCCCGTGCCGGGCCAGTAGGCGCGCCACGTTGAGCACGCCACGGCGGCCGCACGGAGTGCAGATGATCGCGACCGTTGGCCCTGACAGGTCTCCCAGCCGCGGCATGTGGTACTGGGTCGGAAGCTGTGGCTTGGTTCTGACGGACTTTGCCGGCTGGTCGGCAGGAGGTCGGTCAATATCCCAGTCCGTAAAGCGGATGCCGCAGCGAGCCTGATAGGGGCGCGGCGCTCGGCCGGAGTGATTCCACGGGCAATCGGCAGCCAGCGCGTTGAGCAGGGCCTCGAGCTCCATCTCCGACCCGAATCGGTACGCCAGCCGCGCCAGACGGTAGCGGCCTCGACGGGCGCAGAGCTTGCAACTGATTTGCACCTGGACCCACGGCCAGTCGGAGAGACGAGAGGGAGGCTTGCCCATCGGTGGAAATGAGAACAAAATAGGAACAAGAGCAACCCCTGGGAGCGTCGCATATGCCGATCACCTACCATGTCGTCGTACCGTTCGATCGGAGTGACGAGGGCGATCTCGTCGCCGGCGAGGCGCTTGAGGCGCCAAACAGCGACATTGCACGACGCCGTGCCCAGGCTTTGGTGCCGACCCATGTCGGCGCTCTCGCGTTCTCTCGCACCGGAGATCCGGATAGTGGAGAGTTCGCCGATGCGGTGGTGACGGCTGAGTTCGGCGAGGTCGACAAGGGTTCCTTGTTCGGGTGAGGCTCGACCCGGACACGCGCGGCCGATAACCTCCATCCCATGTGCAACCTCTACAGTCACACCAAAGGCCCGACCGCGATCATCGAGTTCACGCGAGCGCTGGTCAACCACGCGGGCAACTTGCCGCCGCAGCATGGCATCTTTCCGGACTATTCGGCGCCGATTGTGCGAAACTCCGTTGCGGGCCGGGAGCTGACGATGGCCCGCTGGGGAATGCCGTCGTCAAGGCAAGCGCTGTTCGAGGCGACCAAGAAGCGTGCCGAGAAGCTCGAGGACAAAGGCAAGACGGTGGACTTCCCAGCGCTGCTGCGCATGGAGCCGGACGGCGGGACGACGAACATCCGGAACACGGCGTCTGCCCATTGGAAGCGCTGGCTCGGACCGGAGAACCGCTGCGTCGTGCCGTTCACCAGCTTCAGCGAGTTCAACCGCGACGCGGGCGGCGAAATCTGGTTCGCGCTTGATGAAAGCCGGCCGTTGGCCTTCTTCGCCGGGATCTGGACCACGTGGACATCGGTGCGGAAGGTTCGCGAGGGCGAGGTCGCGGCTGACCTATTCGGGTTTCTCACGACGATGCCGAACGCCGAGGTCGGCGCTGTCCACCTAAAAGCAATGCCGGTAATTCTCACAACACCCGACGAGGTCGATCAATGGATGACGGCGCCGACGCCGGACGCTCTAAAGCTGCAGCGTCCCTTGTTCGATGGAACGCTGCAGATCGTA includes:
- a CDS encoding SOS response-associated peptidase, which translates into the protein MCNLYSHTKGPTAIIEFTRALVNHAGNLPPQHGIFPDYSAPIVRNSVAGRELTMARWGMPSSRQALFEATKKRAEKLEDKGKTVDFPALLRMEPDGGTTNIRNTASAHWKRWLGPENRCVVPFTSFSEFNRDAGGEIWFALDESRPLAFFAGIWTTWTSVRKVREGEVAADLFGFLTTMPNAEVGAVHLKAMPVILTTPDEVDQWMTAPTPDALKLQRPLFDGTLQIVARGIKKDGEQEVA